A stretch of the Chloroflexota bacterium genome encodes the following:
- a CDS encoding flavin reductase family protein, which yields MKKVELKQDRYWYPRPTVLVGSNVDGRANFMAVGGGGVANGEPPMISVLIRHKCYTLKGVWQNKTFSVNTPSVDLVKEADFCGITSGADVDKVKVCQFKVFYGHLETAPLIEQCPVNLECRVVHILNLGSHALIIGQVEGAYASEDCLTKGMPDVKKIRPIIFDIDFRRYFAFGDQIAESHKVGLELKKRA from the coding sequence ATGAAGAAAGTCGAGTTGAAACAAGATAGGTACTGGTATCCCCGGCCGACAGTCCTGGTCGGCTCTAATGTTGACGGCAGGGCCAATTTCATGGCGGTGGGTGGTGGCGGTGTGGCCAATGGCGAACCGCCGATGATAAGCGTGCTAATACGGCACAAGTGTTACACGCTGAAGGGCGTCTGGCAGAACAAGACATTCTCCGTAAACACCCCTTCTGTTGACCTGGTGAAGGAAGCCGACTTCTGCGGCATCACCTCCGGTGCCGATGTGGACAAAGTGAAGGTCTGCCAGTTCAAAGTGTTTTACGGGCACCTGGAGACGGCGCCGTTGATTGAACAGTGTCCGGTCAATCTGGAGTGCCGGGTAGTTCATATCCTGAACCTGGGCAGCCATGCTTTAATCATCGGTCAGGTGGAAGGGGCCTATGCGTCCGAAGATTGTCTTACCAAGGGTATGCCTGATGTGAAAAAAATAAGGCCCATAATCTTTGACATAGACTTCAGGAGATATTTTGCCTTTGGCGACCAAATCGCGGAATCGCATAAGGTCGGCCTGGAGCTGAAGAAGAGGGCATAG
- the ybeY gene encoding rRNA maturation RNase YbeY gives MEINLIIEGQFTGCPDADWFQHVVAQVLDAQDAAGNAEIGLVITDQEKVRELNRDYRGEDRPTDVLAFYMTTAGEQPESESARFVPPPDGMRHLGEVVISYPQAVIQAQEHRHSVEKELAILIIHGVLHLLGYDHENTQQKQEMSAREQIILSKIMLEQESEQ, from the coding sequence ATGGAGATTAACCTTATCATTGAAGGACAATTCACCGGTTGCCCTGACGCCGACTGGTTTCAGCACGTCGTGGCGCAGGTTCTGGATGCTCAGGATGCCGCTGGAAATGCCGAGATAGGCCTGGTGATAACCGACCAGGAGAAAGTACGGGAGCTGAACCGGGACTATCGCGGAGAGGACCGCCCCACCGATGTTCTGGCCTTTTACATGACAACTGCGGGAGAACAGCCTGAAAGTGAATCAGCACGGTTCGTGCCACCACCTGATGGAATGCGGCATCTCGGTGAGGTCGTTATTTCCTATCCCCAGGCGGTGATACAGGCGCAGGAGCACCGGCATTCCGTAGAGAAAGAACTGGCCATTCTCATTATTCACGGTGTGCTCCACCTGCTCGGCTATGACCATGAAAATACGCAGCAGAAGCAGGAGATGTCAGCCAGAGAGCAGATAATTCTGAGTAAAATCATGTTGGAACAGGAGAGTGAGCAATGA
- the miaB gene encoding tRNA (N6-isopentenyl adenosine(37)-C2)-methylthiotransferase MiaB: MPNYHIWTIGCQMNKAESERLGSLFEHRGYRATDVAESADVIVLNSCVVRQNAENRVVNKIRALQSFARAHPDVTLAVTGCLVNSDTTRLKNDFPHVEYFFKPGDYPPWLDQESEKAILPQHPFPATYVPIIQGCNNFCSYCIVPYRRGREISRPMSEIVCEVREMVRRGVKEVTLLGQNVDSYGHDLPDKPDLADLLEELNTIDGLLRIRFLTNHPKDMSHKLIDAIARLDKVCEQLSLPVQSGSDGILKLMRRGYTAAQYRQLIKRILDTIPGVALSTDVIVGFPSETEAQFQETVNLLAGVRFDTVHVAAYSPRSGTAASRELEDDIPPTVKKERLSVIEQLQEKIVAEINKQLLDRTVEILVETRAKGKWQGRTRTGKLVFTSDNRDCLGKLVNIRIEKTSPWSLQGTVSKSK; encoded by the coding sequence ATGCCTAACTACCATATCTGGACCATCGGCTGTCAGATGAACAAGGCGGAGTCGGAGCGGCTCGGCAGCCTCTTCGAGCATCGCGGCTATCGGGCAACGGATGTCGCCGAGAGCGCTGATGTCATTGTGCTCAATAGCTGCGTGGTGCGCCAGAATGCGGAAAACCGTGTGGTGAATAAGATAAGAGCGCTGCAGTCCTTTGCCCGGGCTCATCCGGATGTCACGCTGGCCGTTACCGGTTGCCTGGTAAACTCGGATACCACCAGGCTGAAAAATGATTTCCCCCACGTTGAGTACTTTTTCAAGCCGGGCGACTATCCACCCTGGCTCGACCAAGAGAGTGAAAAGGCAATATTACCCCAGCACCCTTTCCCTGCCACTTATGTCCCCATCATCCAGGGATGCAACAACTTCTGCTCCTACTGCATTGTCCCCTATCGTCGCGGTCGCGAGATAAGCCGTCCCATGTCAGAGATTGTCTGCGAGGTCAGGGAGATGGTCAGGCGGGGGGTCAAGGAGGTAACGCTGCTGGGCCAGAATGTGGACTCGTATGGCCACGACCTGCCCGATAAGCCCGACCTGGCCGACTTACTGGAAGAGCTTAATACAATTGATGGACTATTGCGGATACGTTTCCTGACCAACCACCCCAAAGATATGAGCCATAAGCTTATTGACGCCATCGCCAGGCTGGACAAGGTCTGCGAGCAGCTCAGTCTCCCCGTACAGTCAGGCAGCGACGGGATTCTCAAACTGATGAGGCGGGGCTACACCGCAGCGCAATACCGACAGCTGATAAAGAGAATACTGGATACCATCCCTGGCGTAGCGCTGAGCACGGACGTCATCGTTGGCTTTCCATCGGAGACAGAAGCCCAGTTCCAGGAAACGGTGAACCTGCTCGCAGGTGTCAGGTTTGACACCGTCCACGTTGCGGCCTACTCACCGAGGTCGGGAACCGCCGCTTCCCGTGAGCTTGAAGATGATATCCCGCCGACGGTGAAAAAGGAACGATTAAGTGTTATTGAGCAGCTTCAGGAAAAAATCGTTGCTGAAATCAATAAACAGCTGCTCGATAGAACGGTTGAAATTCTGGTCGAGACCAGGGCGAAAGGCAAATGGCAGGGAAGGACCCGTACCGGCAAACTGGTTTTTACCAGCGACAACCGTGATTGCCTTGGAAAACTGGTAAATATTCGGATAGAAAAGACGAGCCCCTGGTCATTGCAGGGCACGGTAAGCAAATCGAAATAA
- the yajC gene encoding preprotein translocase subunit YajC, with amino-acid sequence MLLTFLAVLDGCAPTGGAEEGGGFDWTLIIFIVLLVAIFYFLIIRPQRRQQRRHQELMLELKRGDKVVTTGGIYGVVETLSDDSVVLKIESGATIRMARNSIASQRQEQ; translated from the coding sequence ATGCTGCTCACGTTCTTGGCGGTACTCGATGGCTGCGCACCGACGGGAGGAGCCGAGGAAGGTGGAGGCTTCGACTGGACGCTCATTATCTTCATCGTCCTGCTGGTCGCCATCTTCTACTTTCTCATCATTCGACCGCAGCGCCGGCAGCAGAGAAGGCACCAGGAGCTGATGCTGGAACTGAAACGTGGCGATAAGGTCGTCACCACCGGCGGCATCTACGGCGTTGTGGAGACACTGAGCGATGACAGCGTCGTTTTGAAAATTGAATCTGGAGCCACCATCCGCATGGCCCGGAACAGCATTGCTAGCCAACGCCAAGAGCAATAG
- the nadB gene encoding L-aspartate oxidase — MNHYDYIIVGSGIAGLYTALLARERGSVLVITKGSVEDCNTRHAQGGIAAAIGRDDSPDLHYKDTIAAGNGLCDEEAVRILVDEAPARIAELINFGVPFDTLDGRIALTLEAAHSVPRILHAGGDATGEHIEVTLSQQVRAAKIPVREHNQAMEILVENGSVRGTRVLDCLTGSTDIFECQHLILATGGAGQLFKFNTNSDIATGDGIALAFKVGAEIIDMEFFQFHPTALHLPGVMPFLISEAVRGEGGILRNTEGHRFMPNYAPQGDLAPRDVVARSILHEMKKTSSDRVYLDVTHLSPNLITTRFPHIYRFCLDHGLDIIREPVPVAPAAHYMMGGVKTNTWGETNVSGLFATGETACTGVHGANRLASNSMLEVVVFSKRIMDKTVERAETGSSPTPKRQEVHRKLTESKVVESVPAPDFDSLQQLLWDNVGVIRDGDGLSRAADILAAWQHSLPSPTDRPSYELHNLVLTGRLVAEAALLREESRGAHFRSDFPQTSAEWQRHTVFTAE, encoded by the coding sequence ATGAATCACTATGACTACATAATAGTGGGCAGCGGTATCGCTGGCCTCTATACGGCGCTCCTTGCCAGGGAGCGAGGCAGCGTGCTGGTCATAACCAAGGGCAGTGTTGAAGACTGCAATACCAGACATGCCCAGGGAGGTATCGCTGCCGCCATCGGCCGGGATGATTCCCCGGACCTGCACTACAAAGATACCATCGCGGCCGGGAATGGCCTGTGCGATGAGGAGGCGGTACGAATTCTGGTCGATGAGGCCCCGGCACGAATAGCGGAGCTGATCAATTTCGGTGTCCCGTTTGATACGCTGGACGGCAGAATCGCGCTTACCCTGGAAGCCGCCCACAGCGTTCCCCGCATCCTGCACGCCGGCGGGGATGCCACCGGTGAGCATATTGAGGTCACCCTAAGCCAACAGGTACGCGCCGCTAAAATCCCGGTAAGAGAGCACAATCAGGCAATGGAAATCCTGGTTGAGAATGGTTCCGTGCGAGGCACACGGGTACTTGACTGCCTCACCGGTTCTACGGACATATTTGAATGCCAGCACCTCATTCTCGCCACCGGCGGTGCCGGCCAGCTCTTCAAATTCAATACCAACTCCGATATCGCCACCGGCGACGGTATCGCTCTCGCCTTCAAGGTCGGTGCTGAGATAATCGATATGGAATTTTTTCAGTTTCATCCCACCGCCCTGCACCTTCCGGGAGTAATGCCTTTCCTCATTTCGGAAGCGGTCCGGGGTGAAGGTGGTATCCTGCGCAACACGGAAGGACACAGGTTTATGCCCAACTACGCCCCGCAAGGTGACCTGGCTCCGCGCGATGTGGTGGCACGCAGCATCCTCCACGAAATGAAAAAGACTAGCTCCGACCGGGTCTACCTCGATGTCACCCACCTTTCTCCCAACTTGATTACCACTCGCTTCCCCCACATCTACCGTTTCTGTCTTGACCATGGCCTTGACATCATCAGGGAGCCGGTTCCGGTGGCGCCGGCAGCCCACTATATGATGGGCGGCGTCAAGACCAATACCTGGGGAGAAACAAACGTCTCCGGGCTTTTCGCCACCGGCGAAACCGCCTGCACCGGCGTGCACGGGGCAAACCGCCTGGCCTCTAACTCCATGCTGGAGGTGGTCGTTTTCAGCAAGCGCATCATGGATAAAACGGTTGAAAGGGCCGAAACCGGTTCATCCCCCACACCTAAACGTCAGGAGGTCCACCGCAAACTTACTGAGAGCAAGGTCGTAGAATCAGTCCCAGCACCCGATTTTGACAGCCTGCAGCAGCTCCTCTGGGATAATGTTGGTGTGATACGGGACGGCGATGGTCTATCCAGGGCAGCCGATATCCTGGCAGCATGGCAGCATTCATTGCCATCCCCTACAGACCGCCCTTCCTATGAGTTACACAACCTGGTACTGACCGGTCGATTGGTCGCCGAGGCGGCATTGCTGCGGGAGGAAAGTCGCGGCGCACACTTTCGTTCCGATTTTCCGCAGACATCCGCAGAATGGCAGCGCCATACTGTGTTTACCGCAGAGTAA
- the nadC gene encoding carboxylating nicotinate-nucleotide diphosphorylase: MEKVPTPEEQIAAIIDLSLAEDLGHGDVTSEILVPPELEGQATISAKESGIVAGVEIAGKVFRRVDPSISFNVLSRDGTAVKDGDKIAGVSGKVISILKAERTALNFLQRLSGIASLAAKYTAETHGLETYIADTRKTTPGLRVLEKHAVHMGGGRNHRLHLGDGILIKDNHLAALRAIGMNLKDIVARAKKKAPHGLKVEVEVDSVQEAMEAGEAGADIIMLDNMNPDDMRQVVNSLKGKVKIEASGGINLSNVRQAALTGVDYISIGALTHSPKAMDISLEFDPKSFKSASP; this comes from the coding sequence ATGGAGAAAGTGCCAACGCCGGAAGAACAGATAGCTGCCATTATTGACCTTTCCCTGGCCGAAGACCTGGGGCATGGCGATGTTACCAGCGAGATACTGGTCCCGCCGGAACTAGAGGGCCAGGCCACCATATCCGCCAAAGAGTCGGGTATCGTGGCTGGAGTTGAGATAGCCGGAAAGGTCTTTCGACGGGTTGACCCTTCCATTTCTTTCAACGTACTGAGCAGGGATGGGACAGCCGTCAAGGACGGCGATAAAATCGCTGGGGTTAGCGGCAAGGTGATAAGTATCCTTAAAGCGGAGCGCACGGCGCTCAATTTTCTACAGCGTCTCAGCGGCATCGCCTCGCTGGCGGCAAAATATACTGCCGAAACTCATGGCCTGGAGACGTACATCGCCGATACCCGAAAAACCACCCCCGGACTGCGCGTGCTGGAAAAACACGCCGTGCATATGGGCGGCGGCAGGAACCACCGTCTTCACCTCGGCGACGGCATACTGATTAAAGACAACCACCTCGCGGCGCTGCGCGCCATCGGCATGAACCTGAAGGATATTGTTGCCAGGGCAAAGAAGAAAGCTCCACACGGACTCAAGGTTGAAGTTGAGGTCGATTCCGTTCAGGAAGCAATGGAGGCTGGCGAAGCTGGCGCCGACATCATCATGCTGGACAATATGAACCCCGATGATATGCGTCAGGTTGTAAACTCGTTGAAGGGAAAGGTAAAGATTGAAGCCTCAGGAGGAATAAATCTATCCAATGTCCGCCAGGCAGCGTTGACCGGGGTAGATTACATCTCAATCGGCGCGCTCACCCACTCACCGAAGGCCATGGATATCAGCCTTGAGTTTGACCCGAAATCTTTTAAATCAGCCTCTCCTTAA
- a CDS encoding methyltransferase domain-containing protein: protein MIRTYFNGKAATWDEVAAEKDQSKLRQMAARLDIRPGSVVLDVGTGTGIFLPFLLQRIGGDGKILALDIAEEMLCRARAKNFDGVVAYLNADVAHIPLPEALVDSVVCYSSFPHFQDKSRALAEMYRVMKGGSRLYICHTSCRAAINGLHNGIPEVAHDVIPEDWEMRLMLSEAGFTDIEVEDNCENYLCQALRRG from the coding sequence GTGATTAGGACCTATTTCAACGGTAAGGCAGCAACCTGGGACGAAGTCGCTGCTGAAAAAGACCAATCCAAGCTGAGGCAGATGGCAGCACGATTGGACATCAGGCCAGGGTCAGTGGTTCTGGATGTCGGCACCGGCACCGGTATCTTTCTCCCTTTTTTGCTGCAAAGGATTGGCGGCGACGGAAAAATCCTGGCCCTTGATATCGCCGAGGAAATGCTGTGCAGAGCCAGGGCGAAAAATTTTGATGGTGTGGTCGCCTACCTTAACGCGGATGTCGCTCATATCCCGCTGCCTGAAGCATTGGTGGACAGCGTGGTCTGCTACTCCAGCTTCCCGCACTTTCAGGATAAATCGAGGGCGCTCGCTGAGATGTACCGCGTGATGAAAGGCGGCAGCCGCCTATATATCTGCCATACTTCATGCCGGGCAGCAATAAACGGACTGCACAACGGTATTCCCGAAGTGGCCCATGACGTTATCCCGGAAGATTGGGAAATGCGCCTGATGCTATCAGAAGCTGGTTTTACCGACATAGAAGTGGAGGATAACTGCGAAAACTATCTCTGTCAGGCTTTAAGGAGAGGCTGA
- a CDS encoding metal ABC transporter permease, translated as MQNAILTAFLGGIACSSIGVFVVLMHMPFIGVCMSHAAFAGALLGLLLGFHPLIGAFIFSLLAAAIVGPLADRGELSPETSVGVIFSLMLGLAFLFMGLMPGTKSGALELLWGSILTNTRGDVILLAIVAVLVTGLIFVFYKEIQATIFHRGMALSVGIPATAILYGILFLTGATITATLRSIGGILIFSLILNPAAAAYQLTYSMKKMFLLSAGFGVLSGWMGLLFSYLFNIPSGATIVVTSSVIFLLAAVFSPKRRVKRWQAKPLAEAGSD; from the coding sequence ATGCAGAACGCCATCCTTACCGCCTTCCTGGGCGGTATCGCCTGCAGCAGCATCGGGGTCTTTGTGGTGCTGATGCACATGCCGTTCATCGGGGTGTGCATGTCGCACGCCGCCTTTGCCGGAGCGCTGCTAGGACTCTTGCTTGGTTTTCATCCGTTAATCGGGGCTTTTATTTTCAGTCTGCTGGCTGCGGCAATAGTCGGTCCACTGGCTGACCGCGGGGAACTGAGCCCCGAGACCTCGGTGGGAGTCATCTTTTCCTTGATGCTCGGGCTGGCGTTCCTCTTCATGGGCCTGATGCCCGGCACCAAATCTGGAGCATTAGAGTTGCTCTGGGGCAGCATTCTCACCAATACCCGGGGCGATGTTATCTTATTGGCTATTGTCGCTGTTCTGGTAACAGGTTTGATATTTGTCTTTTACAAAGAAATACAGGCGACCATTTTCCACCGGGGTATGGCGCTGTCGGTGGGTATCCCGGCCACGGCCATATTATATGGCATCCTGTTTTTAACCGGCGCCACCATCACCGCAACCTTGCGCTCAATTGGCGGTATCTTGATTTTCAGTCTGATATTGAACCCGGCGGCGGCGGCCTACCAGCTTACCTACAGCATGAAGAAGATGTTTTTGCTCTCGGCCGGTTTTGGCGTGCTGTCGGGCTGGATGGGGCTGCTGTTTTCCTATCTGTTCAATATACCGAGCGGGGCAACCATTGTGGTTACTTCCTCGGTTATCTTCCTCCTGGCAGCAGTATTTTCACCCAAGCGGAGGGTGAAGAGGTGGCAGGCAAAACCGCTGGCGGAGGCAGGCAGTGATTAG
- a CDS encoding ABC transporter ATP-binding protein, protein MSETAIDIKNAVVSYREDVALRGVSLKVTSGEFVGIIGPNGAGKTTLLTVVNGLGRLLNGRVKVLGHQLTPGNGHSLRKKVGYVAQVQNIDPRMPMNVREVVMIGRYGLLGLLGRPKKHDWEVVDEMLELVGMSHLARRPIGHLSGGEQQRVAIARCLAQEPEIFLLDEPTASLDWKAQADILELVKRIHEARSLTTLFVTHDLSCLPAACDRVVLMKEGLIWGEGIPGELLTDENLSQLYDMPISEVRKRRAENIPV, encoded by the coding sequence ATGAGTGAAACGGCAATAGATATTAAAAACGCGGTCGTATCCTACCGGGAAGACGTGGCCCTGCGGGGCGTATCGCTCAAGGTAACCAGCGGGGAGTTCGTTGGCATAATCGGTCCCAACGGTGCCGGCAAAACGACGCTGCTGACCGTGGTCAACGGGCTGGGCAGGCTGCTCAACGGGCGGGTTAAGGTGCTGGGGCACCAGCTTACTCCCGGCAATGGCCATTCATTGAGGAAGAAGGTTGGCTATGTGGCCCAGGTGCAGAACATAGACCCGCGCATGCCGATGAACGTGCGCGAGGTGGTGATGATCGGGCGCTACGGGCTGCTGGGTCTGCTGGGCAGGCCAAAAAAACATGACTGGGAGGTGGTGGACGAGATGCTGGAGCTCGTTGGCATGAGCCACCTCGCCCGGAGACCGATAGGTCACCTCTCCGGCGGTGAGCAGCAGCGCGTGGCCATTGCCCGATGTCTGGCCCAGGAACCAGAGATTTTCCTGCTTGATGAGCCCACCGCTTCGCTGGACTGGAAGGCGCAGGCCGATATACTGGAACTGGTGAAGCGAATCCACGAGGCTAGAAGCCTCACAACTCTGTTTGTTACGCACGATCTGAGCTGTTTACCCGCAGCCTGCGACCGGGTCGTTCTGATGAAAGAGGGGCTAATCTGGGGTGAAGGTATCCCTGGAGAACTGCTTACCGATGAAAATCTCAGCCAGCTCTATGATATGCCGATTTCCGAGGTGAGAAAGCGGCGGGCGGAGAATATTCCGGTATGA
- a CDS encoding metal ABC transporter substrate-binding protein yields the protein MVNLVSGGCTSKEVEKLQLVTSTALLAQVVERVGSDKVEVVNIIPPAQCPGHFDVKPSDIQKLAEADLFLMHGWQGEKFTDDLIASANNPDLSVFVIDIKGNWMTPQVQSQAIDIIAGIISQTDADNSAGFQKNAGDFKAAVNAKGAEMADKLAEANVSQINVMCAEQQAGFVQWAGFNIVATFGRPDSLTPQVVKELVDSGREGKVTLIIDNMQSGKDAGAGVAEELGSARVILSNFPGGYENTETWEKAIEYNVALLLEAIVR from the coding sequence ATGGTGAACTTAGTCTCGGGTGGGTGCACATCAAAAGAGGTTGAAAAGCTGCAGTTGGTGACCAGCACCGCGCTGCTGGCGCAGGTTGTGGAACGGGTGGGGAGTGACAAAGTGGAGGTGGTCAATATTATCCCACCGGCGCAGTGCCCTGGCCACTTTGACGTTAAGCCAAGTGATATCCAGAAACTGGCCGAGGCCGACCTCTTTCTCATGCATGGCTGGCAGGGAGAAAAATTTACCGATGATTTAATAGCTTCGGCTAATAATCCCGATTTGAGCGTTTTTGTCATTGACATCAAGGGCAACTGGATGACGCCACAGGTGCAGTCGCAGGCGATAGATATAATCGCTGGCATTATTAGTCAAACAGACGCCGACAATAGTGCCGGTTTTCAAAAGAATGCGGGCGATTTTAAAGCAGCGGTCAATGCCAAAGGAGCGGAAATGGCCGACAAGCTGGCCGAGGCGAACGTTTCCCAAATCAACGTGATGTGCGCCGAACAGCAGGCCGGGTTCGTCCAGTGGGCCGGGTTCAATATCGTGGCTACCTTCGGCCGGCCCGATTCCCTGACGCCGCAGGTGGTCAAAGAACTGGTGGACAGTGGGAGAGAGGGCAAGGTAACGCTGATTATCGATAATATGCAGAGCGGAAAGGACGCCGGTGCCGGCGTTGCTGAGGAGCTTGGCAGCGCCAGGGTTATCCTTTCCAACTTCCCCGGCGGCTATGAGAACACCGAGACCTGGGAGAAGGCTATCGAGTACAATGTGGCGCTTCTGCTGGAAGCGATAGTTCGGTAA
- a CDS encoding transcriptional repressor, which translates to MKKTVDITKSLSEQGYRLTPQRMMVLAAIENSEHHISAEEIYAQVITKYPYLNISTVYRTLELLHRLGLVTETDLGGGRVRYHPADKGHHHHLVCQECGRVIDLDESVLENLRLVLQRDYKFDPDVRHLAFFGRCADCN; encoded by the coding sequence ATGAAGAAAACAGTCGATATTACTAAAAGTCTGAGTGAGCAAGGCTACCGGCTGACGCCGCAGCGCATGATGGTCCTGGCCGCCATTGAAAACAGCGAGCATCATATCAGCGCTGAGGAGATATACGCTCAGGTGATAACCAAATATCCATACCTCAATATATCCACCGTATACCGGACACTTGAGCTGCTCCATCGGCTTGGCCTGGTAACTGAGACCGACCTTGGCGGGGGACGAGTCCGATATCACCCGGCGGATAAGGGGCACCACCACCATCTGGTCTGTCAGGAATGCGGCAGGGTAATTGACCTGGATGAATCGGTGCTGGAGAACCTGAGGCTGGTGTTGCAGCGGGATTACAAGTTCGACCCCGATGTACGGCATCTGGCTTTCTTCGGTCGATGTGCCGATTGCAACTAA
- the dtd gene encoding D-tyrosyl-tRNA(Tyr) deacylase encodes MKALLQRVTRASVTVDHDEVGKIGRGLVILLGVASGDTEKDARYLAQKIANLRIFADNEGKFNLSALDVHAELLIVSQFTLLADTRKGRRPSFIDAAPPEQADKLIAYFVEQARATGLKVATGRFQTYMQVEIHNDGPVTIMLDSGGKIQE; translated from the coding sequence GTGAAAGCACTCCTGCAGCGCGTTACCAGAGCCTCCGTCACCGTAGACCACGACGAAGTGGGAAAGATAGGGCGGGGGCTTGTCATTTTGCTCGGTGTTGCCAGCGGTGATACCGAAAAGGATGCCCGGTATCTGGCACAGAAAATCGCCAACCTGCGCATCTTTGCCGATAACGAAGGCAAGTTCAATTTGTCGGCGCTCGATGTCCATGCGGAGCTGCTGATTGTCAGCCAGTTCACTCTCCTTGCTGATACCAGGAAAGGGAGGCGACCCAGCTTCATAGATGCCGCTCCTCCGGAGCAGGCGGATAAGCTGATTGCCTATTTTGTGGAGCAGGCAAGAGCTACCGGCCTGAAAGTGGCCACCGGGCGATTTCAGACATATATGCAGGTTGAAATCCATAATGACGGTCCGGTCACCATCATGCTGGATAGCGGTGGAAAGATCCAAGAATAG
- a CDS encoding zinc ribbon domain-containing protein, protein MPIYEYECGKCQFHFERKQGFDEEPITMCPQCRGKSRRVIHSTPVIFKGSGFYITDSRKHSNPKEHKEPEKGKEEVKGGEKGK, encoded by the coding sequence GTGCCTATTTACGAATATGAGTGTGGCAAGTGTCAGTTTCACTTCGAGAGGAAGCAGGGCTTTGACGAAGAGCCGATAACGATGTGCCCGCAGTGCCGGGGAAAATCTCGCCGTGTGATTCATTCGACTCCGGTCATCTTCAAAGGCAGCGGTTTTTACATTACCGATAGTCGTAAACACAGCAATCCCAAGGAGCATAAGGAGCCGGAGAAGGGCAAAGAAGAGGTAAAAGGCGGGGAAAAGGGGAAGTAG
- the pyrF gene encoding orotidine-5'-phosphate decarboxylase has product MNFIEKLTHATRKNKSLLCVGLDPDQERMPENVSVSEFNQAIIEATSDLVCAYKINFAFYEALGEDGMSILKETKSFIPGDIPVIGDAKRGDIGNTAKAYAQSIFSHLDFDAATVNPYLGYDSIEPFLQYQNRGIFILCRTSNAGAVDFQSLNIETGDGKHLPLFEVVARKAGEWNVHGNIGLVVGATYPDELKVIRGQHPDMPLLIPGVGAQGGDLELTVRYGVDRHGEKAIINSSRRVLYASKGMDFAQAARQAAANLREQINQVKETIS; this is encoded by the coding sequence GTGAATTTCATAGAAAAGTTAACTCATGCGACGAGAAAGAACAAAAGTCTCCTCTGCGTGGGTCTTGACCCTGACCAGGAGAGGATGCCGGAAAACGTCAGCGTTTCCGAGTTTAATCAGGCCATCATTGAGGCCACCTCCGACCTCGTCTGTGCCTACAAAATCAATTTTGCATTCTATGAAGCGCTGGGTGAAGACGGAATGAGCATCCTGAAAGAGACAAAAAGCTTTATTCCGGGTGATATACCGGTCATCGGCGATGCCAAACGCGGTGATATCGGCAACACGGCCAAAGCTTATGCCCAGTCCATTTTTTCCCACCTTGATTTTGACGCCGCCACGGTTAATCCTTACCTCGGCTACGACTCCATAGAGCCGTTCCTGCAATACCAAAATCGCGGCATTTTTATCCTCTGCCGCACCTCAAACGCGGGGGCTGTCGACTTCCAGTCGCTCAATATTGAAACCGGAGATGGTAAGCACCTTCCTTTGTTTGAAGTCGTTGCCCGCAAAGCAGGTGAATGGAACGTTCACGGAAATATCGGGCTGGTGGTGGGGGCCACCTACCCCGATGAGCTTAAAGTCATCCGCGGGCAGCACCCCGATATGCCGCTCCTGATTCCCGGCGTCGGCGCCCAGGGGGGAGACCTGGAACTGACCGTCCGCTACGGAGTCGACCGCCACGGCGAGAAGGCAATTATCAACTCCTCAAGGCGGGTACTCTATGCCTCGAAGGGAATGGATTTTGCTCAGGCGGCGCGCCAAGCCGCGGCTAACCTGAGGGAGCAAATCAACCAGGTCAAAGAGACCATTTCCTGA